Below is a window of Rhizobium jaguaris DNA.
AGTTCGCGCTCGATCTGGCGGAACAGCAGATTGTAGCGCGGCTGTACCGAGACGAACCGGGCGGTCCGAAGGAAATCGGCGCGGCCGAGCGCGAGCGCCAGCCGGTAGGCGAGGAAATTCGACACGCCGACATAACGCGCCTTGCCCGAGCGCACGATGACGTCGAGCGCCTCCAGCGTCTCGTCGATCGGTGTTTCACGATCGTCGGAATGGAGCTGATAGAGGTCGACATAGTCGGTGCCGAGACGCCGCAGCGATGCATCGATAGCATCGAGAAGGTGCTTGCGCGATGCACCTTGATCCCAGGGGGAGGGACCGACCTTGCCGACGGCCTTGGTCGCGACGATGAAGCGGTCGCGCCTGCCCTTCAGCCAGCGGCCGACGATCTCTTCGGTGCGCCCGGCAAGCTCTTCGCCGCCGCCGAGCGGATAGACGTCGGCCGTGTCGATGAAGTTGACGCCGGCATCGGTCGCCTTGTCGAGAATGGCATGCGCGATGTCTTCCTGCTCGATCTGCAGGCCGAAGGTCATGGTGCCTAGGCACAGGCGGGAGACGCTGAGACCGGTATTGCCGAATTTTTGATACTGCATGGTGAAACCCTTGGAAAACACGGGTGAGTTTGCCCTTTGGACAGGGCGGCGAAAACAGGCGGGAAGCTATTCGAGATGAGACGTCGTCATGTTAGCAAAGCTCATCCCCGCATTCAGCGCGCGAAGCGAGTCTTCCGTTCACAATCGCGTGCGCTCGCGCACCGCCGCTCCTGCGGCGTCTTCCACCGAATTTCAGTGAATCCGCGAAAGCTCATACGGGCCGACTTTTCCCCCTTGTAGCCTTCGGAATTCCTTTCTAGTCTAACGGGAAAAACAGAGGGTTGGGTATCGCCAAGATGCCCTTGAACAAAACAGGAGAGACTATGAAGTCCATGTTCGCACGGCTCGCAGCAACGGCTTTCGCGGCCGTTTCGCTGGTGACGGCAGCCCAGGCAGAAGACAAGGTCGTCAACATCTACAACTGGTCGGATTATATCGATGATTCGATCCTGGCCGATTTCACAAAGGAAACCGGCATCAAGGTCGTCTACGATACCTTCGATTCCAACGAGACGCTGGAAACCAAGCTCTTGGCGGGCAAGACCGGCTACGACATCGTCGTGCCGACGGCGGACTTCATGCAGCGTCAGATCAAGGCTGGTGTGTTCCAGAAGCTCGACAAATCGAAGCTGCCGAACATCTCCAACATGTGGGACATGGTGATGCAGCGCATTTCCACCTACGATCCCGGCAACCAATATGCCGTCGACTATATGTGGGGCACCAACGGCATCGGCTACAATGTCGACAAGGTGAAACAGATCCTCGGCACCGACGACAAGCCAACGCTCGAAGTGATTTTCGACCCGAAGGTCGCCGCCAAGTTCAAGGATTGCGGCATCTATATGCTCGATGCGCCGAAGGACGTCATCCCAACGGCGCTGGCCTATCTCGGCCTCGACCCGAACTCGACTAAGCCTGAGGATTTCAAGAAGGCCGAGGCTCTCCTGACGTCGATCCGGCCCTTCATCCGCAAGTTCCACTCGTCCGAATATATCAATGCGCTCGCCAACGGTGATATCTGCATCGCCTTCGGCTATTCCGGCGACATCCTGCAGGCGCGCAACCGCGCCGAAGAAGCTAAGAACGGCGTGCATGTCGACTATTCGATGCCGAAGCAGGCACAGATGTGGTTCGACGTCATGGCGATACCCGCCGACGCGCCGCACGTGGCCGAGGCGCACGAGTTCCTGAACTACATTATGAAGCCGGAAGTCATCGCCAAGGCCAGCAACTTCGTCGCCTATGCCAACGGCAACAAGGCTTCGCAGCAATTCGTGAACAAGGAAATATTGGAGGATCCGGCTGTCTATCCGACTGACGAGATCATGAAAAACCTATTCACGGTGAAGCCGTGGGATCCGAAAACGCAGCGTCTGGCGACGCGCTTGTGGACCAAGGTCGTTACCGGTCAATAAGTCAGACAAAGGCCCGGACGGAAACGTCCGGGCCTTTCCTTAGTGCAACAGTGGTCCAGGACGGCGCTGAGCAGTTTTGGATGGGCTGATATGAAATCTGAAACGCTACCGGATGGGGAAAAGCCGGAGCGGCATCCATTGATTTCGGGGATAGATGATGAAGTCTCTCGGTAACATCCGGCGCTCCTTTGCTCCTTGGACCGATCCTTCGGCAAAGCCGTACATTTCCTTCAAGAATGTCACGAAGAAGTTCGGCGATTTCACCGCCGTCGACAATCTCTCGCTGGATATCTACAACCGCGAATTCTTCGCCCTGCTCGGTGCTTCCGGCTGCGGCAAATCCACACTGCTGCGCATGCTCGCGGGCTTCGAGCAGCCGACGACAGGCGAGATCGTCCTCGACGGCCAGAACCTTGCCGGCACGCCGCCCTACCGTCGTCCAGTCAACATGATGTTTCAGTCCTATGCGCTGTTCCCGCATATGACGGTGGAAAAGAACATCGCCTTCGGGCTGCGCCAGGATGGCATGCCGAAAGCCGAGATCGCAGAGCGCGTCGCGCAGATGCTGAAGCTCGTCAAGCTGGAGCAATTTGCAAAGCGCAAGCCGAACCAGCTCTCGGGCGGGCAGCGTCAGCGTGTGGCGCTCGCCCGTTCGCTCGCCAAGCGGCCGAAGGTGCTGCTGCTCGACGAACCGCTTGGCGCGCTCGACAAGAAGCTGCGCGAGGAGACCCAGTTCGAGCTGATGGACCTGCAGCAGAATCTCGGCCTCACCTTCGTCGTCGTTACCCACGACCAGGAAGAGGCGATGACCATGGCCGACCGCATTGCCGTGATGAGCCATGGCAGAGTCGTGCAGGTGGCAACGCCGGCGGAAATCTATGAAGCCCCCAATTCCCGCTTCGTGGCCGATTTCATCGGCGATGTGAACATTCTCGACGGCAATGTCACGCGCGCGAATGGCGGCACGGTCGAGATCGCGGTCGACAACGGCTTTACCTTGCGCACCGCAACTGGCGAGATGCCCACTGAAGGCAGCCGCGCCGGCTTCGCCATTCGGCCGGAAAAGCTGCGTGTCACGCCGCGCCCGCCGGCTAATGCCTCGGTCAATGCCGCCGAGGGCGAGATCTGGGATATCGCCTATCTCGGTGACATGACGGTTTTCCACGTCAAGCTCAAGAGCGGACAGGTGGTGAAGGCCTCGTCGCTGAATGCGGTGCGCGCCGTGGAGGAGCCTTTTGCCTATGACCAGGACGTCTGGGTCTCCTTTGACGAAAATGCCGGTGTGCTGCTGAGGGACTGATCATGAAGACGCTCGGCTCTTCCATCTATCAGCGCCTCGTCATCATCATTCCCTATGCCTGGCTGCTGATTTTCTTTCTCGCGCCTTTCCTGATCGTCTTCCGTATTTCGCTGTCGACGAAGGCGCTCTCCGTTCCGCCCTATGATCCAGCTTTCAGCTGGTCGGACAGTTTCGGTGATTGGTGGGACAAGCTGCAGAGCATGTCCTTCGACAATTACACCTGGCTGGCCGGCGATCCGCTCTATTTCAACGCCTATCTCCAGAGCCTGAAGATAGCGGGCATATCGACGATCCTGACACTGATCATCGCCTATCCCATTGCCTACGGCATGGCGCAGGCGCCGCGCAGCATCCGCCCGACGCTGTTGATGCTGGTCATCCTGCCGTTCTGGACGAGCTTCCTGATCCGCGTCTATTCCTGGATGGCGATCCTGAGCACCACGGGTTTGCTTAATCAGCTGCTGATGGCACTCGGCGTCATCCATGAGCCGCTGGTGATCCTGAATACCAACACCGCCGTTTATATCGGCATGGTCTATTCCTATCTGCCTTTCATGGTGCTGCCGCTCTATTCCTCGCTGGAAAAGATGGACGGCACGCTGATCGAGGCGGCTCAGGATCTCGGCTGCACGCCTATCGGCGCCTTCTGGCGCGTCACCTTCCCGCTGTCGATCCCTGGCGTCATTGCCGGTTGCATGCTGGTTTTCATTCCGGCGGTCGGCGAGTTCGTTATTCCCGATCTGCTCGGCGGCTCCGAAACGCTGATGATCGGCAAGGTGTTGTGGAGCGAATTCTACGGCAATACCGACTGGCCGCTGGCATCCGCGGTGGCGACCATCCTTCTGCTTGTGCTGGTGGTGCCCATCGTCTTCTTCCAACATGTACAGGCCAAAGCCGACGAGAAGGGGAGGTAAGCCATGATCCGCTGGTCCCGCTTCAATATCATCTCCGTCACGCTCGGCCTTGCCTTCCTCTATTTGCCGATCCTGCTGCTGGTCATCTATTCCTTCAACGCCTCGCGGCTGGTCACGGTCTGGGGCGGCTTCTCGACGCAATGGTACGGTCATCTGCTGCGAAACAACGACATGCTCAACGCTGCCTGGCTGACCGTACGCATCGCTGTGTTCTCGGCGACGATCGCGACCGTGCTCGGTACGCTGGCGGCATTGACGCTGGTTCGCTACACCCGCTTCCGCGGCCGTATCCTGTTTTCCGGCATGATCTATGCGCCTCTGGTCATGCCCGACGTCATCACCGGCCTATCGCTGCTGCTGCTCTTCGTCGCCGCCGGTATCGATCGCGGATTCTGGACCATTGTCATGGCGCATACGACGCTGACCATGTGCTTCGTTGCGGTCGTCGTACAGTCCAGACTTCTGAGCTTCGACCGCTCGATCGAAGAGGCGGCTCTCGATCTCGGCGCGCCGCCCGTGCGCACCTTCTTCGAGATCACGCTGCCGATCATCGCGCCGGCGGTGTTTTCCGGCTGGGTGCTGGCGCTGACGCTGTCGCTGGATGATCTGGTGATCGCCACATTTGCTTCGGGGGCCGGCGCTAAGACATTGCCGATGCTGATCTACAGCCAGGTGAAGCTCGGCGTGACGCCGGAGATCAACGCGATCTGCACCATCCTGATCGGCGTCGTTACCGTGGGCGTCATCTGCGCCTCCGTCGTCACTAAACGCCGCGAAGTGCAGCGCCAGAGAGATGAGCACGCGGCAGCCGCGGCGTAAGGCAAAACCAGCGGCGGGGTGGGGAGCTATTGTTGCTGCGGCTGCTGGTCTGACTTGTGCAGTAGCGTTTTGACAGGCGAGATCACTGGGTCCGGCCAGGTGCCGCCGATGTAGAAGGGCAGCATCGGCAACTCCGCGGCATTGGCCGGATCGCTCGCCTGCATCGTGCCCGACAGCGCCAGTCCGTTGCTACGGAAGGGAACGACGCCGTTCAGCATCACGATTTCGTTGCGCCCGACGATCTTGGCGCCGTGAATATCGACCGACCCCTTGGCGACGCTTGCATCGACATCCAGGCTGTCGAAATCGAAGGCCGTGTCGGCGATGTCGCTCATCCGGAAAAAAGCTCTGCTGGACGCAAGCTCGCGGAAGGTTGAGATGTTGAACTGCCGGAAGGAGCCGGCGGCCGAGGTGAAATGCATATTGCCGGCGACATCGCCGAGATTGGCGGCCCAGATCGGCTTCGATGTGCTGAGTGAAAGGTCCAGCGATCCCTTCGTCAGCGGCAGTGGCCCCGCGAGATTGAGCCGGGTGAATAGCCCGCCGAAATCGGCGTTATGGATGGAGATCTGCAATTTGCCGCCGCCATCGAAGTCGCCTTGCGCGACCTCCAGATGCGAGGTGAGCTCTCCGCCCTCGAAGCCGCTGTCGCCGATGTCGAATTTTGCCTTGCCGCCGGCAACCAGCAGGCTGGCGCCGATATCATCGAATTGAAATGGGCCGAGCACCGCTTTGTTCGACGAAAGCCGCATATCCACATCGAGGCGCTGCAGCGGATTGCCGTTGAGCAAAGCGTCGATGGCGGTATCGGCGGCCAGCCGCATGGAAAATGCCGCCAGGAACGGATTGAGGTTCATCTGGTCGAAGGCAAGCGTGCCGGAAATCTTCGGCTTGCCGGCCTTCGAATAGCTCAGATCCATGACGCCGGACGCAGCGGAGTCGTTGACCTTGAAGTTCAGATTATTGAAGCGCAGACCGTTTGGGATCGTGGCGACGTCGGCATTGAGAGAGACGTTCTGCAGCGTACTGGCGGCTGGCAGATGTTCCCCGCTCCAGGCCAGGAAGGAGGGCACATTCGGCACGCTCAGGTTCAGATTTCCGGTCAGTGCGGCAAAATTGGAAAGGCCGGTGGCACCGGTATAGGTCCAGTTGATCAGTGGCGAGGAGAAGCTTGTTTTTGCATCGACACGCTTGCCGGCAAAGAGCAACAGAGGCTGGGCGGAACTAAAATCGATCTTGACGTCCTGACCGTTGAGACGCGCCAGGATGACAGCGCTCATCGGGCGGGATAGCCGCGGCCAGGAGATGTCGGCGTTCACGCCGCTCATCTTGTAGAGTTTGCCGCTGCGGTCATCCGTCATCTCGACGCTGCCGTCCTCGATGGTCAGCGTGCCGATGACGGCATCCTGATCCTTGCTCATCGTCAGGCTCTGGTTGGAGGATTGCTCCACCCGTTCGATTGCCTTGGACAGCAGCCCTTCATTCGTCCAGTCGATCAGACCGGTTTCGTCGCGGCGGATATAGATCACCGGCCGCAGGAAATGGAATTCATGAAAATGCGCACGTCCGCGCAGCGCGGCAAACAGCGAGAAATCCGCCGAGAGGCTGTCGACATGGCCGAGCACCTTGCCGTTTTTCGTCGGTTCGCGGATGGTGACCTGGTTGAGCGTCACACGTGGCGTCGGCCAGAATTCCAGTGTCGGTGCACCCTCGATCTGGGCGCGATATCCCGTCCAGTCCGACAGCGCTTTCTCGATGCCGGAGCGCACCAGGCCGCTGGAGATCAGAAAGGGAGCGGTTGCCCTGAAAACGGCGAAGATAACGATAATGGCAAAAAGGGCGATGCCCGTGGTGCGTGCAACAGCGGGCAGCCAACGCGAGGCCGATCGCATCGTCAACCACCATTTGTTATTCCTCGACGCTCTCATGATCCCGCGGAGACTTTCATACTGATAGCGCTGATATGCCTGCGTTTGCCGGATATAGGAAATGATCGGCGGATGCAAACATTGTACAGGGCGAATACACACAACTCAGTGACTTTATAATGCGCTGCAGCATGGTATATAAGCCGAAAACGGAGGAGAAAATATGGGAGATAATCAGCCGCTCTGGACACCGTCGGATGAATTTCGCCGGCAAAGCCCGATGTTTGTCTTCATGGAAGACTGCAACCGACGCTTCGGCCTATCGCTTTCCGATTTCGGCAGCCTGCATGCCTGGTCGATTACCGACCGCGAAACCTTCTGGACAGCAGTGTGGGATTTCTGTGGCATCAAGGGAAAACGCGGCGAAAGGGCGCTGATCAACGGCGACCTCATGTTGGAAGCGCGCTTCTTTCCCGACGCCGAGCTGAACTTCGCCGAGAACCTGCTGTCGAAAAACGGTGAGGGGGATGCGCTGGTCTTCTGGGGGGAGGACAAGGTGCGCGATCGCTGGTCTTGGGATCGGCTTTCGGCCATGGTGTCACGCCTGCAGCAGGCCTTTCGCGCGCTCGGCATCGGCAAGGCGGACCGTGTCGCCGCGATGATGCCGAACATGCCGGAAACCATCGCCTGCATGCTGGCGGCTGCCTCGATCGGCGCCATCTGGTCCTCCTGTTCCCCGGATTTCGGCGAGCAGGGCGTCCTGGATCGCTTCGGCCAGATCGAGCCGAAGCTTTTTATCGCCTGTAGCGGCTATTGGTATGGCGGCAAATTGCAGGATGTGACGGCAAAGGTCGGCGCCATCGCGCAACGTCTCGGCGCACCTGCCGTCATCATTCCTTATGCCGGAGACGCCGATGTGGTCGCGGCAGCGACCCCGAATGCAAAGACGCTCACGGCCTTCATCGCGCCCTTCGAGGCGAAGGCGGTCGAATTCGTGCCCCTGCCGTTCTCGCATCCGCTGTTCATTCTGTTTTCTTCAGGTACGACGGGCGTGCCGAAATGCATCGTCCATTCCACCGGCGGCGCGCTGCTGCAGCTCATCAAGGAGCATCGCCTGCATTGCGGCGTGATCCCGGGCGAAAAGGTCTTCTATTTCACCACCTGCGGCTGGATGATGTGGAACTGGCTGGTGACCGGGCTTGCCGCCGGCGCCACGCTTTGCCTCTACGACGGTTCTCCCTTCGCGCCCGACGGCAATATTCTCTTCGACTATGCGCAGGAGGAGAAATTCGCCCTGTTCGGCACGTCCGCCAAATACATCGACGCGGTGCGCAAGGGCGGCCTGACGCCGAAGACGTCGCATAATCTTTCCAGCCTGCGGCTAATGACCTCCACCGGCTCGCCGCTGTCGCCCGAAGGCTTCTCCTTCGTCTATGAGGGCATCAAGGACGACATCCAGCTCGCTTCCATCTCGGGAGGCACCGACATCGTCTCCTGCTTTGTGCTCGGCAATCCCTTGCAGCCGGTCTGGCGCGGCGAGATTCAGGGGCCGGGCCTCGGCCTTGCCGTCGATGTCTGGAACGAGGACGACCAGCCCGTCCGTGGCGAAAAGGGCGAGCTTGTCTGCACCAAAGCTTTTCCCTCGATGCCGGTGATGTTCTGGAACGATCCCGACCGCGTCAAATATCATGCTGCTTATTTCGAGCGCTTCGACAATGTCTGGTGCCATGGCGATTTTGCCGAGTGGACGGAGCATGATGGCTTGATCATTCATGGCCGCTCGGACGCGACGCTCAATCCCGGCGGCGTGCGTATCGGCACGGCGGAGATCTACAATCAGGTCGAGCAGATGCCTGAAGTCCTCGAGGCTCTCTGCATCGGACAGGACTGGGATGATGATGTCCGTGTCGTGCTTTTCGTCCGCCTGGCCGTCGGCGCAGTGCTTACGGAGGACCTAGTCAAGGCGATGAAGACCCGCATTCGCACCGGCGCCTCGCCACGGCATGTGCCGGCGAAGATCATCGCTGTTACCGATATTCCGCGCACCAAGTCGGGCAAGATTGTCGAACTCGCGGTCCGTGACGTCGTACATGGCCGGCCGGTGAAGAACAAGGAAGCGCTCGCCAATCCCGAAGCGTTGGATCTTTTTGCCGGGCTGGATGAGCTGAAAAACTAAGCCTCTCTTAAAATTGAGGGGCAAACCATGACCTATGGGCGGTAACCCAGCGTTAAGAAACATTGGTCAAAGGTAAAATCCAACTTGGGGCCGTTCGTTTGAGTTAGGAGCGGCTTGGAGCCGCAAGGCTCCCGAAACATGACGTTGATCGACTCGAGCTTTCGTTAGACAGCATCAATTTCAAAGGCAGCGCACATTCGCTGCCTTTTTTTCGTTGTGCATCGCACAAATACGCGCCTGCTCTGTACATTGGCTTGCCGACGAAGTATGTGCACGCCAGAAGAAGAGGCCTGCAACGTGCGGGTCACGATGATCCGCGCCGCTGGCGTGCGAAGAATTCCGAAAGACAAGATATGACCGAATTCGAAGGCATCGTTCCTGCGATCGCCCAGGCTTTGGCAAAGCGCGGTTACGAAGTGCTGACGCCAGTACAGAAGGCCATGCTCGATCCTGGCCTTGCCGGCAAGGACGCATTGGTGTCGGCCCAGACCGGCTCCGGCAAGACGGTCGCCTTCGGCCTGGCCTTGGCTCCGGGCCTGTTGCGGGGCGCCGAGCGCTTCGGCCCCGCCGGCACGCCGTTGGCATTGGCGATCGCGCCGACCCGCGAACTGGCGCTGCAGGTGCAGCGGGAGCTGGAATGGCTGTATGAACTGACGGGTGCGACCATTGCCTCCTGCGTCGGCGGCATGGATATGCGCACCGAAAAGCGGGCTTTGGAGCGCGGTGCGCACATCGTCGTCGGTACGCCAGGGCGCCTCTGCGACCATATCCGCCGGAATTCGCTGGACATCTCAGAGCTCAAGGCCGTTGTCCTGGACGAGGCCGACGAGATGCTCGACCTCGGCTTCCGCGAAGACCTGGAATTCATCCTGGAAACTGCGCCGGCCGAGCGGCGGACATTGATGTTTTCGGCAACCGTGCCGCGCTCGATCGCCAAGCTCGCCGAAAACTACCAGCGCGATGCCGTGCGCATCGCCACCGCCTCGGAAGCCAAGCAGCATGTCGATATCGACTATCGCGCCCTGACGGTCGTGCCGAGCGATAGGGAAAACGCCATCATCAACGTTCTGCGCTACTACGAAGCCCAGAACGCCATCGTCTTCTGTTCGACACGTGCGGCTGTCAATCATCTGACCGCGCGCTTCAACAACCGAGGCTTCTCCGTCGTTGCTCTCTCGGGCGAGCTCAGCCAGAGCGAACGTACGCATGCGCTGCAGGCCATGCGCGACGGCCGCGCCCGCGTCTGCATCGCCACCGACGTTGCCGCCCGCGGCATCGATCTGCCGGGCCTGGAACTGGTGGTTCACGCCGATCTGCCGACCAATCCGGAAACGCTGCTGCATCGCAGCGGCCGCACCGGCCGCGCCGGTCGCAAGGGCGTCAGCGCCCTGATCGTGCCGCTTAGTGCCCGCCGCCGCACCGAACGCTTGCTCGAGAACGCCCGCATCCGCGCCACATGGGCAAAGCCGCCATCCGCCGAGGAGGTCAATCGCCGCGACGACGAGCGTCTTCTCGCCGATCCGATTTTCTCCGCGCCGTTGCGTGATGACGAACAGTCCTTGGTTCAGCAACTGCTGCAAAGCCATGGTGCCGAACAGGTTGCCGCTGCATTCCTGCGCCAGTACCGCACCGGCCACTCCGCGCCGGAGGATCTGCAGGATGTTCCCGCCGAGGGCGAGCGCAGGAAACCCCGCCGCGACGATTTTTCCGCCCCGCGCGATGATGCGCCTTCCGCCGGACGCAACGACTTCACCGACGGCGTCTGGGTGTCGCTCTCGGTCGGCCGCAAGCAGAATGCCGAGCCGCGCTGGCTGATCCCGATGCTCTGCCGCAACGGCAACCTCACCAAGCGCGACATCGGCGCGATCAAGATGATGCCGGAAGAAACCTTCGTGGAATTTTCGGCCGAAGGCGCCGAGCGCCTCCTGTCGGCCATCGGGCCCGACAAGACGCTGGAAAGGGGCATCCGCGTCAAGCCGCTTGCCGGCGTACCGGATTTTTCGCAGGCCAAGCGGGAAGGAACCTACGGAAAGAAGAAACCCTTCTCGGACAAGAGCGCCCGTCCGAACGACGCAGCCAAGCCGAAATGGAAGTCCGAGCGCAAGCCGGAACGGACGCAGGCGGGCGAGGGCAGTGTTTCCGAACGTCCGGACAAGAAGCCCTGGTCAAAGAAGCCGGGCAAGCCGAATTTCGCCAAGAAAGATGCCGGCCCGGCAGCAGGCAAGCCGAATTCGAGGGCCAAGCGTAAGGCTGACAAGGCGCGCGGAGAGTGATCTGCCCTATTCGACGGGTGTCGCTTTCTGAACCAGCACTTTCGCCACCAGCCCCGCGGTCTCTTCGCGCCATTGCTTGATGGAAGGGCTGTTGAGATGCAGCTCAAACGCGGCGGCGTCCTGGTAGACTTCGTGGATGTAGATCTTCGCGTCGTCGTCGTTCGACGTCATGATGTCGAAGCTTAGGGTTCCGCGCTCATCACGCAGGCAGCGAGCGCGATGCGCTTTCAGCAACGGGATTAGTTGTCCGCTATGGCCGGCGACGGCCTCGATTGTTCCAAGCACCACAAGCTTTGACATGATCGTTCCTTCGGATATCGAGTGTCTCTCAAAGTGGAAGGCGCGACAAAGCTGCGCGCCATCCGTGGCCCTTCCGCTTACCGCAGTGGACGGAAGGCCGCCCGTAGTTCAGCTGCGAAGAGCTCAGGCTGCTCCCAGGCGGCGAAATGTCCACCTTTATCCACCTCGTGGAAGTAACTCAGGTTGGGATAGGCTCGCCGCGCCCAGCTCTCCGGAGCTTGATAGCTCTCCCCCGGAAAGACTGTGATGGCCACGGGTAGCTTGATTTCATTCGTCTTTTGCTGGGCCGAAAATGCTGGGCTGCTTCCGCTCGTTTCCCAGTAGAGCCGGCTCGAAGATGTGGCGGTATTGGTGAGCCAGTAGAGCGTAATGTCGTCCAATACCTCGTCGACGGGCTTTTCAGGGTCGTTGTTGCTGTAGGACCAGTGCGAGAAGCCGGGATGTCCAAGCATCCAAGCCGCAAGGCCGGCCGGTGAGTCGGTAATCCCGTAACCGAGCGTCTGCGGCCGGGTCCCCATCATGATAGCGTAGGATCGATTGCCCATTTTCGCGGTGGCACTCAGCGCATCGAATATCGCGCGTTCCTTGTCGCTGAGACCGGCCGGTGCAGGTCCGCCGGTGGCAAGCACTGCAGCGATCTCAGGCGGCACGACGGCCGGCAGGTTGATGTGAATGCCTCGCAGACCGTCCGGTGCAAGCCGCGCCAGGGCACTTGAAACAGGCGAACCCCAGTCGCCGCCCTGGGCTACGTAGCTCGTGTAGCCGAGGCGAGCCATCAATTTCGCCCAGACCTGGGCGATGCGATCAGGCCCCCAGCCGGTCGTTGTGGGCTTGCCGGAAAAGCCGTAGCCGGGCATCGACGGAATGACGACGTCGAAAGCGTCCTCGGCACGTCCGCCGTGCGCGGTGGGATCCGTGAGCGGACCGATGGCCTTCAGCACTTCAAAGATCGAGCCTGGCCAGCCATGGGTAATGATGACGGCGAGAGCATTTGGATGCTTTGAGCGCACGTGGATGAAATGAATATCAAGACCATCGATGGTGGTGATGAACTGTGGAAAGGCATTCAGTTTGGCTTCGCCTTTTCGCCAGTCATATTCGCTGCCCCAATGTTCTACGAGCGGCTTCAACTTTGCAAGCTGGATCCCCTGCGATTGGTCGTCGACGGTTTCCTTATCCGGCCAGCGTGTCATTCGAATGCGCTGGCGAAGATCAGAAAGGTCCTTTGCCGATGCCTTGGCCCGGAAGGGCCGGATGGCATCTTCGGCCGCAGCCGGTGCGGGAGCCGCCAACGCTGGAAAGATGTTGGCTGCGCCGGCAGCGACCAGGCCGATTGCTGCCGAGGCAATGAGCTTCCGCCGTCCCTGATCGATAACCTCCTGCTGATGGCCGGAGGCGGGTTGCTTTGTTTCCGGTATCATTTGTTTGCCTCCTCTTTAACGGAGGTAGCCGGCAAGGCGTCAAGCAGCTCGGCTGTCGTCAGGATGGAATGGGCGAAC
It encodes the following:
- a CDS encoding acetoacetate--CoA ligase, producing the protein MGDNQPLWTPSDEFRRQSPMFVFMEDCNRRFGLSLSDFGSLHAWSITDRETFWTAVWDFCGIKGKRGERALINGDLMLEARFFPDAELNFAENLLSKNGEGDALVFWGEDKVRDRWSWDRLSAMVSRLQQAFRALGIGKADRVAAMMPNMPETIACMLAAASIGAIWSSCSPDFGEQGVLDRFGQIEPKLFIACSGYWYGGKLQDVTAKVGAIAQRLGAPAVIIPYAGDADVVAAATPNAKTLTAFIAPFEAKAVEFVPLPFSHPLFILFSSGTTGVPKCIVHSTGGALLQLIKEHRLHCGVIPGEKVFYFTTCGWMMWNWLVTGLAAGATLCLYDGSPFAPDGNILFDYAQEEKFALFGTSAKYIDAVRKGGLTPKTSHNLSSLRLMTSTGSPLSPEGFSFVYEGIKDDIQLASISGGTDIVSCFVLGNPLQPVWRGEIQGPGLGLAVDVWNEDDQPVRGEKGELVCTKAFPSMPVMFWNDPDRVKYHAAYFERFDNVWCHGDFAEWTEHDGLIIHGRSDATLNPGGVRIGTAEIYNQVEQMPEVLEALCIGQDWDDDVRVVLFVRLAVGAVLTEDLVKAMKTRIRTGASPRHVPAKIIAVTDIPRTKSGKIVELAVRDVVHGRPVKNKEALANPEALDLFAGLDELKN
- a CDS encoding DEAD/DEAH box helicase — encoded protein: MTEFEGIVPAIAQALAKRGYEVLTPVQKAMLDPGLAGKDALVSAQTGSGKTVAFGLALAPGLLRGAERFGPAGTPLALAIAPTRELALQVQRELEWLYELTGATIASCVGGMDMRTEKRALERGAHIVVGTPGRLCDHIRRNSLDISELKAVVLDEADEMLDLGFREDLEFILETAPAERRTLMFSATVPRSIAKLAENYQRDAVRIATASEAKQHVDIDYRALTVVPSDRENAIINVLRYYEAQNAIVFCSTRAAVNHLTARFNNRGFSVVALSGELSQSERTHALQAMRDGRARVCIATDVAARGIDLPGLELVVHADLPTNPETLLHRSGRTGRAGRKGVSALIVPLSARRRTERLLENARIRATWAKPPSAEEVNRRDDERLLADPIFSAPLRDDEQSLVQQLLQSHGAEQVAAAFLRQYRTGHSAPEDLQDVPAEGERRKPRRDDFSAPRDDAPSAGRNDFTDGVWVSLSVGRKQNAEPRWLIPMLCRNGNLTKRDIGAIKMMPEETFVEFSAEGAERLLSAIGPDKTLERGIRVKPLAGVPDFSQAKREGTYGKKKPFSDKSARPNDAAKPKWKSERKPERTQAGEGSVSERPDKKPWSKKPGKPNFAKKDAGPAAGKPNSRAKRKADKARGE
- a CDS encoding putative quinol monooxygenase, with protein sequence MSKLVVLGTIEAVAGHSGQLIPLLKAHRARCLRDERGTLSFDIMTSNDDDAKIYIHEVYQDAAAFELHLNSPSIKQWREETAGLVAKVLVQKATPVE
- a CDS encoding epoxide hydrolase family protein, encoding MIPETKQPASGHQQEVIDQGRRKLIASAAIGLVAAGAANIFPALAAPAPAAAEDAIRPFRAKASAKDLSDLRQRIRMTRWPDKETVDDQSQGIQLAKLKPLVEHWGSEYDWRKGEAKLNAFPQFITTIDGLDIHFIHVRSKHPNALAVIITHGWPGSIFEVLKAIGPLTDPTAHGGRAEDAFDVVIPSMPGYGFSGKPTTTGWGPDRIAQVWAKLMARLGYTSYVAQGGDWGSPVSSALARLAPDGLRGIHINLPAVVPPEIAAVLATGGPAPAGLSDKERAIFDALSATAKMGNRSYAIMMGTRPQTLGYGITDSPAGLAAWMLGHPGFSHWSYSNNDPEKPVDEVLDDITLYWLTNTATSSSRLYWETSGSSPAFSAQQKTNEIKLPVAITVFPGESYQAPESWARRAYPNLSYFHEVDKGGHFAAWEQPELFAAELRAAFRPLR